One stretch of Planctomycetota bacterium DNA includes these proteins:
- a CDS encoding Calx-beta domain-containing protein, which yields MSMRSGFWRAAGAGALLAIAPLVGCSDDDEDGAPAGPPGAPPPAAGAGEIRFVSLAATGSESAASAEVRVARVGGTRGRVSIFWAAHPGSADPSDYAFDPSAPHEIVWADGEGGEKPIAVPLVNDALPEGDEHFFVFLGSPSGGVTIGGPDGATVTIQDDDAGPGGAFQFRLSRHFVDERAGQVPVEISRSGGAAGAATVNVRLQDHTTTPPDTSFVSPLTVAFADGEVSKTIAVEIVNDPIREGEEHFTLHLESPSPGSFVGTQSQTRVDILDNDDPGTIGFLVDAVSVHEGAATLSLIVRRTGGTQGAVTVEFSGVDGTALAGSDYSVTPGTLRWEDGHWGDRTITVTLFADAVPEGSETFDVVLSSPTGGAVLGTASLRVTVTE from the coding sequence ATGAGCATGCGTTCGGGCTTCTGGCGCGCGGCCGGGGCGGGCGCGCTCCTGGCGATCGCCCCCCTGGTCGGGTGCAGCGACGACGACGAGGACGGCGCCCCCGCGGGACCGCCCGGGGCTCCCCCCCCCGCCGCCGGCGCGGGCGAAATCCGGTTCGTCTCTCTCGCGGCCACGGGCTCCGAGAGCGCCGCTTCCGCCGAGGTGCGCGTGGCCCGCGTCGGCGGCACGCGCGGGCGCGTGAGCATCTTCTGGGCCGCCCATCCCGGCAGCGCGGACCCCTCCGACTACGCGTTCGATCCCTCCGCCCCGCATGAAATCGTCTGGGCCGACGGCGAGGGCGGTGAAAAGCCCATCGCCGTCCCGCTCGTCAACGACGCGCTGCCGGAGGGGGACGAGCACTTCTTCGTCTTCCTCGGCTCCCCCTCGGGAGGCGTCACGATCGGGGGTCCCGACGGAGCCACGGTGACGATCCAGGACGACGACGCCGGCCCGGGCGGGGCGTTCCAGTTCCGGCTGAGCCGGCATTTCGTGGACGAGCGCGCGGGCCAGGTGCCGGTGGAGATTTCCCGCTCCGGCGGCGCCGCGGGGGCGGCCACCGTGAACGTGCGGCTCCAGGACCACACCACGACGCCGCCCGACACGTCCTTCGTCTCCCCCCTGACCGTCGCCTTCGCCGACGGCGAAGTCTCCAAGACGATCGCCGTCGAGATCGTCAACGACCCGATCCGGGAAGGCGAGGAGCATTTCACGCTCCATCTGGAATCGCCCTCGCCGGGATCCTTCGTCGGCACGCAGTCGCAGACCCGCGTGGACATCCTGGACAATGACGATCCCGGCACGATCGGCTTCCTCGTGGACGCCGTGTCGGTGCACGAGGGAGCGGCCACGCTCTCCCTGATTGTCCGACGGACGGGCGGAACCCAGGGCGCGGTGACCGTGGAGTTCTCCGGAGTGGACGGCACCGCCCTGGCCGGCTCGGACTATTCGGTGACCCCCGGAACGCTTCGCTGGGAAGACGGCCATTGGGGCGACCGGACGATCACGGTCACCCTCTTCGCCGACGCCGTCCCGGAAGGCTCCGAGACCTTCGACGTCGTTCTATCCTCCCCGACGGGCGGCGCGGTTCTCGGAACGGCTTCCCTCCGGGTGACCGTCACCGAGTAG
- a CDS encoding endonuclease/exonuclease/phosphatase family protein, whose translation MTYNVHRCIGLDGRHRPERIAAILARFDPDVACLQELDVNRPRTGRMDQPRRIADALQMDAHFHGAVRVAEEEFGAAVLSRLPMRKVRSGPLPTLLGMKLEPRAALWVEVRARGRPVQVLTAHLGLTRGERRVQADLLLGEEWLGHPDCRPPRILCGDFNMTPRSPAWRRLARALRAVAGDRPPATWPSFLPLVPLDGVFADPEVEVRGVEVPSDRSVWMASDHLPVVVDLEI comes from the coding sequence ATGACCTACAACGTGCACCGCTGCATCGGGCTCGACGGCCGCCACCGGCCCGAGCGGATCGCGGCGATCCTCGCGCGATTCGATCCCGACGTGGCCTGCCTTCAGGAACTGGACGTGAACCGGCCGCGGACCGGCCGCATGGACCAGCCCCGCCGGATCGCCGACGCGCTCCAGATGGATGCGCATTTCCACGGAGCCGTGCGGGTGGCCGAGGAGGAGTTCGGCGCCGCGGTTCTCAGCCGGCTTCCGATGCGGAAGGTGCGCTCGGGCCCGCTTCCGACCCTTCTGGGCATGAAGCTGGAGCCGAGGGCCGCGCTCTGGGTCGAGGTTCGGGCCCGGGGACGGCCGGTGCAGGTGCTCACGGCCCATCTGGGGCTTACGCGGGGAGAGCGCCGGGTTCAGGCGGACCTTCTCCTGGGGGAAGAATGGCTGGGCCATCCGGACTGCCGTCCGCCGCGCATCCTGTGCGGGGACTTCAACATGACGCCGCGATCGCCGGCGTGGCGGCGGCTGGCGCGGGCGCTGCGGGCCGTCGCGGGGGATCGGCCGCCGGCGACATGGCCCAGCTTCCTCCCCCTGGTGCCGCTGGACGGGGTTTTCGCGGATCCGGAAGTCGAGGTGCGCGGCGTCGAGGTGCCGTCGGATCGGTCCGTGTGGATGGCGTCGGATCATCTTCCCGTCGTGGTGGATCTTGAAATCTGA
- a CDS encoding VTT domain-containing protein, which yields MKSDQVVGAARPPYPWTGIAIFALAVAVLAAVWKGTPLGNWLRPEHVSAWAGSLGARWYAGPLAVAVFIAGGFMMVPLLALAFACGMVFGAWPGAAYALTGAMAGASASFAVGRRLGRERLRRLLGERIRRFEGRVVRRGILAVFLVRKIPAPYGLVNLAAGASEVRFRDFFLGTLLGTGPGVVLLSVLGDRFARPAVEAVTS from the coding sequence TTGAAATCTGACCAAGTCGTCGGCGCGGCGCGTCCGCCGTATCCCTGGACGGGGATCGCGATCTTCGCGCTGGCGGTGGCCGTGCTGGCGGCGGTGTGGAAAGGGACGCCGCTGGGGAACTGGCTCCGGCCGGAGCACGTTTCCGCATGGGCCGGATCGCTGGGGGCGCGATGGTACGCGGGGCCGCTCGCCGTGGCGGTCTTCATCGCGGGAGGCTTCATGATGGTGCCGCTTCTGGCGCTCGCGTTTGCGTGCGGGATGGTGTTCGGCGCCTGGCCGGGAGCGGCGTACGCGCTGACCGGGGCGATGGCCGGCGCGTCGGCCAGCTTCGCGGTGGGGAGGCGGCTGGGACGGGAGCGCCTGCGGCGCTTGCTCGGGGAGCGGATCCGGCGTTTCGAGGGACGCGTGGTCCGCCGCGGGATTCTGGCGGTGTTCCTGGTCCGCAAGATCCCGGCCCCTTACGGGCTGGTGAATCTCGCGGCGGGCGCCTCCGAAGTGCGGTTTCGGGACTTTTTCCTGGGAACGCTTCTGGGCACCGGACCGGGGGTGGTGCTGCTGAGCGTTCTGGGGGATCGCTTCGCCCGGCCGGCGGTGGAGGCCGTGACGTCATGA
- a CDS encoding phospholipase D-like domain-containing protein, with translation MKGRFRRILVPGRTCWTLRDVRASGLLVDGRAYFREFWKAARRARRTIAAAGWQFDSTVELLRGPDRAAAGGEDVRLLPFLDGLCRRAPELRIYLLCWDYSPGFMLQREWFQARLFSRGDHGRLRFRFDDRHAVGASHHQKFAVIDGRLAFAGSMDLCHDRWDDRAHRAEDSARLQPGRADYGPYHEVQAYLEGPAAAELAELFRARWRSAGGPELDLPPAEGAPVEEPRPSVALGPGSVGLSRTVARTLVPDQPSIREIRRLYVDAIDAAEELIYIESQYFGSAAVYQALLRRMADPRRGRLDIVLVYPRGMHSLTEEFSMGALQCSLFRGLKRAAARTGHDLGIYWVASPGPGGVERDRYIHSKVLVVDDRFLSVGSANTNNRSMGLDTELNVSWEAESPGEAERIAAIRRARVNLLVEHTGRGDEASRRALRRRRGLVRTLDAWAGRGRSTLRPHPLTSRVEESPILKLLDLDHVSFDPERPLLEEEVFEPFRPFFFPTPAALSRRGRRRGGGRGQTTRAGIRAPLAVARAPNPVWTLLSRAFKRSAVAAAVIGAVLLAGALVYVAIRTAL, from the coding sequence ATGAAGGGCCGTTTCCGCCGGATCCTCGTGCCGGGCCGGACCTGCTGGACCCTGCGGGACGTCCGCGCCTCGGGTCTCCTCGTGGACGGGCGCGCGTACTTTCGGGAGTTCTGGAAGGCCGCGCGCCGGGCGCGGCGCACGATTGCGGCGGCGGGATGGCAATTCGACAGCACGGTGGAGCTTCTGCGCGGGCCGGACCGCGCGGCGGCCGGCGGCGAGGACGTGCGGCTGCTGCCGTTCCTGGACGGCCTGTGCCGGCGCGCTCCGGAGCTGCGGATCTATCTTCTGTGCTGGGACTACAGCCCGGGATTCATGCTTCAGCGCGAATGGTTCCAGGCGCGCCTCTTCAGCCGCGGGGATCACGGGCGCCTCCGGTTCCGCTTCGACGACCGGCATGCCGTGGGGGCCAGCCACCATCAGAAGTTCGCCGTGATCGACGGCCGGCTGGCGTTCGCCGGTTCCATGGACCTCTGTCACGATCGGTGGGACGATCGGGCGCACCGGGCCGAAGATTCCGCGCGCCTTCAGCCGGGACGCGCCGACTACGGACCGTACCACGAGGTGCAGGCGTATCTGGAAGGCCCGGCGGCGGCGGAGCTGGCGGAGCTCTTCCGTGCCCGCTGGAGGAGCGCGGGCGGACCGGAGCTGGACCTTCCGCCGGCCGAGGGAGCGCCCGTTGAGGAGCCGCGTCCCAGCGTCGCGCTGGGGCCCGGTTCCGTGGGTCTCAGCCGTACCGTGGCCCGGACGCTCGTGCCGGATCAGCCCTCGATCCGCGAGATCCGGCGGCTTTACGTGGACGCGATCGACGCCGCGGAGGAGCTGATCTACATCGAGAGCCAATACTTCGGCTCCGCCGCCGTATACCAGGCGCTCCTGCGCCGGATGGCGGACCCGCGGCGCGGCAGGCTCGATATCGTGCTGGTCTATCCCCGCGGGATGCACTCGCTGACGGAAGAGTTCTCTATGGGGGCGCTTCAATGTTCGCTCTTCCGCGGCCTCAAGCGGGCGGCGGCCCGGACGGGGCACGACCTCGGGATTTACTGGGTCGCCTCGCCGGGACCGGGCGGCGTGGAGCGGGACCGCTACATTCACTCCAAGGTGCTGGTCGTGGACGACCGTTTCCTGAGCGTGGGGTCGGCCAACACGAACAACCGGAGCATGGGGCTCGACACGGAGCTCAATGTGAGCTGGGAGGCGGAATCGCCCGGGGAGGCGGAGCGGATCGCGGCGATCCGGCGCGCGCGGGTGAACCTGCTCGTCGAGCACACGGGGCGGGGCGACGAAGCCTCGCGGCGCGCGCTGCGGCGGAGGCGGGGATTGGTGCGGACGCTGGACGCCTGGGCGGGACGGGGGCGTTCCACGCTGCGGCCGCATCCGCTGACCAGCCGGGTGGAGGAGAGCCCGATCCTGAAGCTTCTGGATCTGGATCACGTGTCGTTCGATCCCGAGCGTCCGCTCCTCGAGGAGGAAGTGTTCGAGCCGTTTCGGCCGTTCTTTTTTCCGACCCCGGCGGCTCTGTCGCGGCGCGGACGGCGTCGTGGGGGCGGGCGGGGACAGACGACGCGGGCGGGGATCCGGGCGCCGCTGGCGGTGGCGCGCGCTCCGAACCCGGTCTGGACGCTCCTGTCGCGGGCGTTCAAGCGTTCGGCGGTGGCCGCCGCGGTGATCGGGGCGGTTCTTCTGGCCGGGGCGCTCGTCTACGTGGCGATCCGGACGGCGCTGTAG